The following proteins come from a genomic window of Gossypium raimondii isolate GPD5lz chromosome 5, ASM2569854v1, whole genome shotgun sequence:
- the LOC105766959 gene encoding F-box protein At2g39490, with translation MGKKRRNKKINQEKQRHDPDDNNSPTTTSISRYFDICSLTDDVLHHIIPSLNHLWKYDGEKPYNHVNIPKSNKMDPNDYISRLPDNILHHIISFLPFESGVRTSILSTHWKHLWKEALLEPVHDVITMEAATKIIQSFVDDFDTHYRPRNKWGFRFEFGHGRGILVASISSKGALQLDFSGGKQELPRPFDLFLKLNLASPNHLSPPYMWFDWWQLEENHPLHTQQPSWNTMKVKSLYLISVSQLSNMAVSSLVANLPFLQSLTITKCSGLQSLQIKEAKGLHKLVVLDCPGLQSLSFEGVSLKSFRYRGNLVSIKVSCKCKHIAQFCRCDCGLFLEDVMVDLRQGHLTQWTWDFQKSFRCLYHYDLYEKTRCRCTNRKRCFKSILISIRGVKSLTICRWFFETSMCNSLPFSSRDLLPCMRQLEELWWIDCSMERESINALLCFLKLCPNLERLFVTIDPKCYNMPSTGKFSDSVIVSEKLDDLKAVKLEGVADEEKENFIARRLIPLFGENNPVIISKSGEKCIKHLVKVAKLEKKGKYPYKFKVVENVNENFPDHVHMNV, from the exons ATgggaaagaagagaagaaacaagaaaattaaccaagaaaaacaGAGGCATGATCCAGATGATAATAACAGCCCAACAACCACTTCAATCTCCAG GTATTTCGATATCTGTAGCCTAACTGATGATGTCCTTCACCATATTATTCCATCACTTAACCATTTATGGAAGTACGATGGAGAGAAACCGTATAATCATGTCAATATCCCAAAAAG TAATAAGATGGACCCTAACGATTACATCAGTCGTTTGCCTGATAACATCCTACACCACATCATTTCCTTCCTCCCTTTTGAATCCGGTGTCCGAACTTCTATCCTTTCAACTCACTGGAAACACCTCTGGAAAGAGGCTTTGTTGGAACCAGTCCATGATGTAATAACAATGGAAGCTGCCACTAAAATCATACAAAGTTTTGTTGATGATTTCGATACACACTATAGGCCTAGAAATAAATGGGGGTTCAGGTTTGAGTTTGGTCATGGAAGAGGCATCTTAGTTGCTAGCATTTCCAGCAAGGGTGCACTTCAACTTGATTTTTCAGGTGGTAAACAAGAATTACCAAGGCcatttgatttgtttttgaaGCTGAATCTTGCATCGCCTAACCATTTATCACCTCCATACATGTGGTTTGATTGGTGGCAGCTTGAGGAAAATCACCCACTGCATACCCAACAACCTTCTTGGAACACAATGAAAGTAAAATCGTTGTATCTCATATCAGTAAGCCAACTGTCTAATATGGCAGTTTCTTCGTTGGTGGCAAATTTGCCATTTCTCCAAAGCTTGACTATCACCAAATGCAGTGGATTACAATCTTTACAGATAAAAGAGGCCAAAGGGCTTCATAAATTAGTGGTCCTTGATTGCCCCGGTTTACAATCTCTCAGTTTTGAAGGTGTCTCTTTAAAATCTTTCAGATATAGAGGCAACTTAGTGTCGATCAAAGTGTCCTGCAAATGTAAGCATATTGCCCAGTTTTGCAGGTGTGACTGTGGATTATTCTTGGAAGATGTCATGGTTGATCTCAGACAAGGTCATCTAACACAATGGACATGGGACTTTCAGAAGTCTTTCCGTTGCCTTTATCATTATGATCTCTATGAAAAAACCCGTTGTCGCTGCACCAACAGGAAAAGatgtttcaaatcaattttgataAGCATAAGGGGTGTTAAATCTCTAACAATATGCAGATGGTTTTTCGAG acATCGATGTGCAACTCGTTGCCCTTTTCAAGTAGAGACCTTCTACCTTGTATGAGACAACTAGAAGAGCTTTGGTGGATCGATTGCTCAATGGAAAGAGAATCTATTAATGCCTTACTTTGCTTTTTGAAGCTTTGTCCTAACTTGGAAAGACTGTTTGTGACA ATTGATCCAAAATGCTATAACATGCCCAGCACTGGAAAATTCTCAGATTCAGTCATTGTTTCTGAAAAGCTCGATGATCTCAAAGCTGTGAAACTTGAAGGAGTTGCAGATGAAGAAAAGGAGAATTTCATTGCTAGGAGACTGATACCTTTATTCGGAGAAAATAATCCagttattatatcaaaatcagGTGAGAAATGTATAAAACATCTAGTAAAAGTAGCAAAGTTGGAGAAGAAAGGGAAGTACCCATACAAGTTTAAAGTGGTTGAAAatgttaatgaaaattttccggATCATGTTCATATGAACGTCTAG